The Triticum dicoccoides isolate Atlit2015 ecotype Zavitan chromosome 6A, WEW_v2.0, whole genome shotgun sequence genome has a window encoding:
- the LOC119319229 gene encoding trihelix transcription factor GTL1-like yields MQSGYGGVSEFQQFIMDGGFAMAAAPQQQAQAAAAAAAAAGGQELGAPFRYQPLHHHAMQHHHQQQQQHPAQMPPHFAHFGVAPAAAAAGGIPFTQQFLNHQAAAAGHHHQQHHHLQLFHHEQQQQQQHHKPQPPPARWAPQQQHHQHPHQQQQHHHHQLGLDVEAAAVPESSRATSGGAAPPGVPPFLAAAMNFKLAVDPGGGSGATDDALNDGTGGGGGAGSGMMLHGGGGGDDEAATESRLRRWTGEEETSIKEPTWRPLDIDYIHSTSSSSKRAGAGKEKVATPESPAPVAPAANYFKKAGGGDDNAGAAASAGGGGGNYKLFSELEAIYKPGSGGGGGAGQTGSGSGLTGDDNAILPPPSMADLPGGALAAAVDAPQANTSETSAGEDAPAVLQPQPPPPPQASVGEARRKRKRRRQEQQQQLTASASFFEQLVQRLIEHQEGLHRQFLDAMERRERERAARDEAWRRQEADKFAREAAARAQDRASAAARETAIIAYLEKLSGETITLPQQPAANPAAPTSADDATSHDAGRELVPYECGELSLPLMSSSSRWPKHEVEALIRVRSGLDNRFQEPGLKGPLWEEVSARMAAAGYGGRSAKRCKEKWENINKYFRKAKESGKKRPAHAKTCPYFDELDRLYSRSGHGSGASSGAGNTSAKAIANAIATADDAANKASSELLDAVVKYPTDTHYGPPPGFPNDGKEDGAAQHDGEGDVDMGRASGRAGEDHDDEAGQSHGHDDDDDH; encoded by the exons ATCATGGACGGCGGCTTCGCCATGGCGGCGGCCCCGCAGCAGCAGGCGCAGGCGGCTgccgctgcggcggcggcggcgggggggcagGAGCTGGGCGCGCCGTTCAGGTACCAGCCGCTGCACCACCACGCGATGCAGCACcatcaccagcagcagcagcagcatccggCGCAGATGCCGCCCCACTTCGCGCACTTCGGCGtggcgcccgcggcggcggcggccggcgggattCCGTTCACGCAGCAGTTCCTCAACCACCAGGCGGCGGCCGCCgggcaccaccaccagcagcaccACCACCTCCAGCTCTTCCAccacgagcagcagcagcagcagcagcatcacaagccgcagccgccgccggcgAGGTGGGCGCCGCAGCAGCAGCACCACCAGCACccgcaccagcagcagcagcatcaccacCACCAGCTGGGGCTggacgtggaggcggcggcggtccCGGAGAGCTCCCGCGCCACGTCCGGCGGCGCGGCCCCTCCCGGCGTGCCCCCGTTCCTCGCCGccgccatgaacttcaagctggcCGTCGACCCCGGCGGCGGGAGCGGCGCCACGGACGACGCCCTGAACGACggcacgggaggcggcggcggcgcgggcagcggCATGATGCTCCACGGCGGAGGCGGGGGCGACGACGAGGCGGCCACGGAGAGCCGGCTCCGTCGGTGGACCGGCGAGGAGGAGACCTCCATCAAGGAACCCACCTG GAGGCCGCTGGACATCGACTACATACACAGCAcgagcagcagcagcaagaggGCGGGCGCCGGGAAGGAGAAGGTGGCCACGCCGGAGTCGCCGGCGCCGGTTGCTCCGGCGGCGAACTACTTCAAGAAGGCCGGTGGCGGGGACGACAATGCGGGCGCTGCCGCGtcagcgggtggcggcggcgggaacTACAAGCTGTTCAGCGAGCTGGAGGCCATCTACAAGCCGGggagcggcgggggcggcggtgcgGGGCAGACGGGCTCCGGCTCTGGCCTCACGGGCGACGACAATGCCATCCTCCCGCCGCCGTCCATGGCCGACCTCCCGGGCGGCGCGCTTGCCGCGGCCGTGGACGCGCCGCAGGCCAACACCTCGGAGACTTCGGCCGGGGAGGACGCGCCGGCGGTGCtgcagccgcagccgccgcctccgccgcaggCGTCGGTGGGGGAGGCGCGCCGGAAGCGGAAGCGCCGGCggcaggagcagcagcagcagctgaccGCGTCGGCGTCCTTCTTCGAGCAGCTGGTGCAGCGGCTCATCGAGCACCAGGAGGGCCTGCACCGCCAGTTCCTGGACGCCATGGAGCGGCGGGAGCGCGAGCGCGCGGCGCGCGACGAGGCGTGGCGCCGGCAGGAGGCCGACAAGTTCGCGCGCGAGGCGGCCGCGCGCGCCCAGGAccgcgccagcgccgccgcccgggAGACGGCCATCATCGCGTACCTCGAGAAGCTCTCCGGCGAGACCATCACCCTCCCCCAACAGCCGGCGGCCAACCCGGCCGCGCCCACGTCCGCGGACGACGCGACGAGCCACGACGCGGGGAGGGAGCTGGTGCCCTACGAGTGCGGCGAGCTGTCGCTGCCGCTGATGAGCTCGTCGTCCCGGTGGCCGAAGCACGAGGTGGAGGCGCTGATCCGGGTGCGGTCCGGGCTGGACAACCGGTTCCAGGAGCCCGGGCTGAAGGGCCCGCTCTGGGAGGAGGTGAGCGCGCGCATGGCGGCGGCGGGGTACGGCGGCCGGAGCGCCAAGCGGTGCAAGGAGAAGTGGGAGAACATCAACAAGTACTTCCGCAAGGCCAAGGAGAGCGGCAAGAAGCGCCCCGCGCACGCCAAGACCTGCCCCTACTTCGACGAGCTCGACCGCCTCTACTCCCGCTCCGGCCACGGCTCCGgcgcctcctccggcgccggcaacACCAGCGCCAAAGCCATCGCCAATGCCATAGCCACCGCcgacgacgcggccaacaaggccaGCTCCGAGCTGCTCGACGCGGTGGTCAAGTACCCCACCGACACCCACTACGGCCCGCCTCCGGGGTTCCCAAACGACGGCAAGGAGGACGGCGCAGCGCAGCACGACGGCGAGGGCGACGTGGACATGGGCAGGGCGTCGGGGAGAGCAGGCGAGGACCACGATGACGAGGCTGGCCAGAGCCATGggcacgacgacgacgacgatcatTAG